In Candidatus Defluviibacterium haderslevense, the following are encoded in one genomic region:
- a CDS encoding T9SS type A sorting domain-containing protein, translating to MNQNMNTNYTFFSKIIIVIIALFSMNGAQAQNGSLDLTFDSDGKVTTHAASKEAEAQSILLQKDGKIIVAGYRGAPENDMVLVRYNENGSLDKSFDTDGIVTTAISGSNVRAYSVALQKDGKILAAGSSSIGVTEVMILVRYNINGSLDTSFNHTGILTSAIGAVFTEVYAIAIQKDGKIVVTGGVSNDAIDFNIAVIRFNSDGTLDNTFDVDGIVVTDLGSLYDFANSLVIQNDGKIVVTAYSKTQATRGLMVIVRYNSDGSLDNTFDQDGKLYTIIVNSSARTNSMVLQSDQKLVLGAATDNGNGLGYVLARYNTDGSVDTTFDIDGYVFSSSFGSFIELAYTVALQSDEKILVTGYRSDASGQNFMIKRYHKDGSIDDSFGQDGKVITDFGNADDEAKAIALQSDDKIIVAGISFKAGVTDFAVARYNNMITSTKKVGDKKNQISVFPNPTSKYLNISLNNDDHFNFEIINAVGVLVMKGKYQNKIDISSLTDGIYFINLEQGRHQTIKKFIKYGNRF from the coding sequence ATGAATCAAAATATGAATACAAATTATACCTTCTTTTCAAAAATAATTATTGTCATCATTGCCCTATTCTCAATGAATGGCGCACAAGCTCAAAACGGATCCTTAGATCTTACTTTTGATTCAGATGGAAAAGTCACTACACATGCAGCAAGTAAAGAGGCAGAGGCGCAATCTATCCTCCTGCAAAAAGATGGTAAAATAATAGTTGCAGGCTATCGAGGCGCTCCGGAGAATGATATGGTTCTCGTGAGATATAATGAGAATGGAAGTTTGGATAAAAGCTTCGATACTGATGGCATTGTGACGACAGCTATATCCGGATCAAATGTTAGGGCCTATTCAGTGGCTTTACAAAAAGATGGAAAAATACTAGCAGCAGGATCAAGTTCCATTGGTGTTACAGAAGTGATGATTCTGGTGAGATATAATATTAACGGAAGTCTAGATACCAGCTTTAATCACACGGGTATTCTGACTTCAGCAATTGGAGCGGTATTCACTGAAGTTTATGCTATAGCTATTCAGAAGGATGGGAAAATTGTGGTGACTGGAGGGGTAAGTAATGATGCCATTGATTTTAATATTGCAGTCATACGTTTCAATAGTGATGGTACTTTGGACAATACTTTTGATGTGGATGGAATAGTTGTTACAGATTTGGGAAGTCTTTATGATTTTGCAAATTCATTAGTCATTCAAAATGATGGAAAAATAGTAGTTACAGCCTATAGTAAGACCCAGGCAACAAGAGGGTTAATGGTAATCGTCAGATACAACAGTGATGGGAGCTTAGATAATACTTTTGATCAAGATGGCAAATTATACACAATCATTGTCAATTCAAGCGCTAGAACGAATTCTATGGTGTTACAAAGTGATCAAAAATTAGTTTTAGGCGCTGCCACCGATAATGGAAATGGCCTAGGGTATGTTTTGGCGAGGTATAATACTGATGGGAGTGTGGATACTACATTTGATATAGATGGATATGTGTTTTCAAGTAGTTTTGGAAGCTTTATTGAGTTGGCTTATACCGTAGCCCTTCAAAGTGATGAAAAAATTTTAGTAACAGGGTACCGTAGTGATGCAAGCGGACAAAATTTTATGATTAAACGTTATCATAAAGATGGAAGCATAGATGATAGTTTTGGGCAAGATGGTAAAGTGATTACTGATTTTGGAAATGCAGATGATGAGGCCAAAGCCATTGCACTACAAAGTGACGATAAAATTATTGTGGCTGGAATTTCGTTTAAGGCTGGCGTTACTGATTTTGCTGTTGCGCGGTATAATAATATGATTACCTCAACAAAAAAGGTCGGCGATAAAAAAAATCAAATAAGCGTATTTCCGAATCCAACATCAAAGTATTTAAATATTAGTTTAAATAATGATGATCATTTCAATTTCGAGATCATAAATGCTGTGGGAGTATTGGTAATGAAAGGTAAATACCAAAACAAAATTGATATTTCCAGTTTGACAGATGGAATATATTTTATAAATTTAGAACAAGGCCGTCATCAAACGATAAAGAAATTTATAAAATATGGGAATCGATTCTGA